In a single window of the Cupriavidus basilensis genome:
- a CDS encoding DMT family transporter: protein MPALPSADARANHAQGASGRALDMALLLALSTLWGASYTFIRLGVATIPPVTLIAARTLIAGALLVAWMAASGMQIPRGAAVWRRFAVQAMLNSVVPFTLIAWAEQSVPAGLATILNSASPVIAVLGTWLVTRHEPITARKLFGVVAGLAGICLIVGTSVLGGLGQQLLAQLAIVAATVCYAGAAIYGRSFKDLPAAAPAAGSMIVGAAVLVPASLAIDRPWTLHPSLSSLAALLALSVFSTALAFVIYFRLIRTLGPVGTTAQAYLRVPIGVAIGIVFLGESLAAGAWAGLACVVAGVAAMTMPVRHRPVRQGE from the coding sequence ATGCCAGCCCTGCCCAGCGCGGATGCACGCGCCAACCACGCCCAAGGCGCCAGCGGTCGCGCCCTGGACATGGCCTTGCTGCTGGCTTTGTCCACGCTCTGGGGCGCGTCTTACACATTCATCCGGCTTGGCGTGGCCACGATTCCCCCGGTCACGCTGATTGCGGCCAGGACGTTGATCGCCGGTGCGCTGCTGGTGGCGTGGATGGCGGCAAGCGGCATGCAGATCCCGCGTGGCGCGGCAGTCTGGCGCCGCTTTGCGGTGCAGGCCATGCTCAACAGCGTCGTGCCGTTCACGCTCATTGCGTGGGCCGAGCAATCGGTCCCGGCGGGGCTGGCGACGATCCTGAATTCTGCGTCGCCGGTGATCGCCGTACTGGGCACGTGGCTGGTCACGCGCCATGAGCCCATCACGGCGCGCAAGCTGTTCGGCGTGGTGGCGGGGCTTGCGGGCATCTGCCTGATCGTCGGCACCAGCGTGCTGGGCGGGCTTGGGCAGCAACTGCTTGCGCAACTGGCCATCGTTGCCGCGACCGTCTGCTACGCCGGCGCGGCCATCTACGGGCGCTCGTTCAAGGACCTGCCCGCCGCCGCGCCTGCCGCGGGCTCGATGATCGTCGGGGCGGCGGTGCTGGTGCCGGCAAGCCTGGCCATCGACCGGCCCTGGACGCTGCATCCGTCGCTGTCATCGCTTGCGGCGCTGCTGGCGTTATCCGTGTTCTCGACCGCGCTGGCCTTTGTCATCTACTTTCGCCTGATACGTACGCTGGGGCCGGTGGGCACCACGGCGCAAGCTTATCTGCGCGTGCCGATCGGCGTGGCCATCGGCATCGTGTTTCTCGGGGAATCGCTGGCCGCGGGGGCGTGGGCCGGCCTGGCGTGTGTCGTCGCGGGCGTGGCCGCCATGACGATGCCAGTGCGGCACCGGCCAGTCCGGCAAGGGGAATAG
- a CDS encoding response regulator gives MRSDNSDAQPTILVVDDLPENIAMMAALLQDRYRVKVATSGSAAVRIATAAPPSLILLDVMMPDMDGYEACRQLKANPATMDVPVIFLTSRTGEHDETRGFQVGAVDYIMKPLSPLVMHARIATHLTLKNARDFLRDKSAYLEQEVQRRLREISVIQDVTIMAMASLAETRDNETGNHLRRTQHYVRRLAQALRHHPRFCDELNDETIELLFKSAPLHDIGKVGIPDRILLKPGKLTAEEFEVMKTHTTLGRDAIAHAEAQCGTPNSFLRYAREIAHYHQEKWNGSGYPDGLSGDAIPVSARLMAIADVYDALISRRVYKPAFPHEQAVRMIGEGRGSHFDPDMVDAFLAIAPEFLAISQRYADTDADHAREAALLAANGYPATTPQA, from the coding sequence ATGCGCTCTGACAATTCCGACGCTCAGCCCACGATTCTTGTGGTGGATGATCTTCCAGAAAACATCGCGATGATGGCCGCGTTGCTTCAGGATCGCTATCGGGTAAAGGTGGCGACCTCAGGCAGCGCGGCAGTGCGCATCGCCACGGCAGCGCCGCCAAGCCTGATCCTGCTGGACGTGATGATGCCGGACATGGACGGCTACGAAGCGTGCCGGCAGCTCAAGGCGAACCCGGCCACCATGGACGTGCCGGTGATCTTCCTGACGTCCCGTACCGGCGAGCACGACGAGACGCGCGGGTTCCAGGTGGGCGCGGTGGACTACATCATGAAGCCGCTCAGCCCGTTGGTGATGCACGCGCGCATCGCCACCCATCTCACCCTCAAGAACGCCAGGGATTTTCTCCGGGACAAGTCGGCCTACCTGGAGCAGGAGGTCCAGCGGCGGCTGCGGGAGATCTCCGTGATCCAGGACGTCACCATCATGGCCATGGCATCCCTGGCGGAGACACGCGACAACGAAACCGGCAACCACCTGCGGCGCACCCAGCACTACGTGCGCCGCCTGGCGCAGGCGCTGCGCCACCATCCTCGCTTTTGCGACGAGCTCAACGACGAGACCATCGAGTTGTTGTTCAAGTCGGCCCCGCTGCATGACATCGGCAAGGTCGGCATCCCCGATCGCATCCTGCTCAAGCCCGGCAAGCTGACCGCCGAAGAGTTCGAGGTCATGAAGACCCACACCACGCTGGGGCGTGACGCCATTGCGCATGCCGAGGCCCAGTGCGGTACCCCAAACTCCTTCCTGCGCTACGCCCGCGAGATTGCGCACTATCACCAGGAGAAATGGAACGGCAGTGGCTACCCCGACGGGTTGTCGGGCGATGCGATTCCTGTCTCCGCGCGCCTGATGGCGATCGCCGATGTCTACGATGCGCTTATCAGCCGGCGTGTCTACAAGCCCGCATTCCCGCACGAGCAGGCGGTAAGGATGATCGGCGAAGGGCGCGGCAGCCATTTCGATCCGGACATGGTGGACGCGTTCCTGGCCATCGCGCCTGAGTTCCTGGCCATTTCGCAGCGCTACGCGGACACCGACGCGGACCATGCGCGCGAGGCGGCATTGCTGGCCGCCAACGGCTATCCCGCCACCACGCCGCAAGCATGA
- a CDS encoding response regulator: MMAASASGLLAALRGRVATRAGLRRYVYPVLVVVGVCLLAGGAAQLVYENDRANLGARVESMLATYARLLGLWSGEQQRRVERIARLPQALSLARPLLLAPGQPLPDGEAVARFERWVTPVFQSSGYLGYVLATPDLKIVASELPGRTGSLLLPEPAQTARRALQEGSAASPPYPAPERTRDPWGTLVDLPFQVVCARLLDAGRAIGVLCLRLDPGAVMLPIIAAGQFGRTGELYAIDARGRLVSPSRFGPELEAKGRLAPGTASMLNVWARVPGQGGKDGGSAQPGGPLTLVAERLLRDHASVLAYDYADYRGQRAAGAGIWVPGLEMGLIVEQDMGEAFAPYLFTRDVLAALTAIILLLIGTATWIARRDGRRLAESQERMRAMLEHSPAIMSLKDRDHAMLALNPAMQALLGASESEVLGRSDWDFGANPEVARARRDMETRVMSSGKAEEHVYALQTPHGERHLQVTRFPVRNPATHEVVGVGAVGIDITERVEANHRLTALSQTLERRVEERTRELAETNAELVVAKQAAESAAHAKASFLANMSHEIRTPMNAVIGMAHLALRTRLDDKQRGYLEKIQHSGQHLLEIIDDILDLSKIEAGKLEIERIDFSLERMLRTVSDLVAERAVAKHLELIVEVAPDVPDSLRGDPLRLRQILINFANNAVKFTHQGEIVIRVERHGDGQCQPRIRLRFEVRDTGIGIDPATCARLFQSFEQADASTTRRYGGSGLGLAICRRLVELMGGTLGVESTPGKGSNFWFELDLLAGKKRPASAMVAPQLAGCRLLVADDHDYARQVIIAMLRNFGFRVDEAGSGRTALARIAQADEAADPYQAVFIDWKMPGLDGIETARHIDAMRLRHPRPRRVMITAHGREEVLREGERSGFDATLIKPVSASLLLEATVRTLSPDNDAPPEAVEPHSAALDAMPELPSARVLLVEDNDINREVAVHLLQAAGIYPDTAENGAVALHLLQAGAYDLVLMDVQMPVMDGFEATRHIREQEQFASLPVVAMTANALPEDRARCLAAGMNDHIAKPISPPAFYAMLRQWLAVPGGGDAAPSAGSRPAWVDALASSPHLDVGGGLGRVSGRAEVYRQLLERFASGYADMPDRIGERLARGDRDGALSLAHSLKGLAANLGAMSISGAAATLEASLQLPHAPGRPDPVTLLAALRTTFLPLLATLRTHLPTGPAALDGVAPDTSGPLADPDATQEAVLQLLREQLEEGDSAANNTFARYRDVFTRLLDADGCQRLQAQVECYDYVAALATLDSGVVP; the protein is encoded by the coding sequence ATGATGGCCGCATCCGCCTCCGGACTGCTGGCAGCATTGCGCGGGCGGGTGGCCACGCGCGCCGGTCTGCGGCGCTATGTCTATCCCGTGCTGGTGGTGGTGGGAGTCTGCCTGCTGGCCGGCGGCGCTGCCCAGCTGGTGTACGAGAATGACCGGGCCAACCTGGGCGCGCGGGTGGAGTCGATGCTGGCGACGTACGCGCGGCTGCTGGGGCTCTGGAGTGGCGAGCAACAGCGGCGGGTCGAGCGGATCGCACGCCTGCCGCAAGCGCTCAGCCTCGCGCGCCCGCTGCTCTTGGCGCCAGGCCAGCCGTTGCCGGATGGCGAGGCGGTGGCCAGGTTCGAACGCTGGGTGACCCCGGTCTTCCAGAGCAGCGGCTACCTCGGCTATGTCCTGGCTACGCCGGACCTCAAGATCGTGGCGTCGGAGCTGCCCGGGCGCACCGGCAGCCTGCTCTTGCCGGAACCTGCCCAGACGGCCCGGCGGGCGCTGCAAGAGGGCAGCGCGGCCTCGCCGCCTTATCCTGCCCCGGAACGAACCCGTGACCCGTGGGGCACGCTGGTGGACCTGCCGTTCCAGGTGGTGTGCGCCCGGCTGCTGGACGCGGGGCGCGCCATTGGCGTGCTATGCCTGCGGCTGGATCCCGGTGCCGTGATGCTGCCGATCATCGCGGCCGGCCAGTTCGGCCGCACCGGTGAGCTCTACGCCATCGACGCCCGGGGCCGGCTGGTGTCTCCCAGCCGCTTCGGCCCGGAGCTGGAGGCCAAGGGCCGGCTGGCGCCTGGCACCGCGTCCATGCTCAATGTATGGGCCCGGGTTCCTGGCCAAGGCGGCAAGGACGGGGGCAGCGCCCAGCCGGGCGGCCCGCTGACCCTGGTGGCCGAGCGCTTGCTGCGCGACCATGCCTCCGTGCTTGCCTACGACTATGCCGACTACCGTGGCCAGCGGGCCGCGGGCGCTGGCATCTGGGTGCCCGGCCTGGAGATGGGCTTGATCGTGGAGCAGGACATGGGCGAAGCGTTCGCCCCGTACCTGTTTACCCGCGACGTGCTGGCGGCACTGACGGCCATCATCCTGCTGCTGATCGGCACCGCCACGTGGATCGCGCGGCGGGACGGCAGGCGCCTGGCGGAGAGCCAGGAAAGGATGCGCGCGATGCTCGAGCACTCGCCCGCCATCATGTCGCTCAAGGACCGCGATCACGCCATGCTGGCGCTTAACCCGGCCATGCAGGCGCTGCTCGGCGCGAGCGAGAGCGAAGTCCTGGGCAGGTCCGACTGGGATTTCGGCGCCAACCCTGAGGTCGCGCGGGCACGCCGGGACATGGAGACGCGCGTGATGTCCTCGGGCAAGGCCGAGGAGCACGTCTACGCGCTGCAGACGCCCCATGGCGAGCGCCATCTCCAGGTGACGCGCTTCCCGGTGCGCAACCCGGCAACCCATGAGGTGGTGGGGGTCGGCGCCGTGGGCATCGATATCACGGAGCGGGTCGAGGCCAACCACCGGCTGACCGCGTTGTCCCAGACGCTGGAGCGCCGCGTCGAGGAACGTACGCGCGAGCTTGCCGAGACCAATGCCGAACTGGTCGTGGCCAAGCAGGCCGCGGAGAGCGCCGCGCATGCCAAGGCCAGCTTCCTGGCCAATATGAGCCACGAGATCCGTACCCCGATGAATGCGGTGATCGGCATGGCGCATCTGGCGCTGCGCACGCGGCTCGACGACAAGCAGCGCGGCTACCTGGAAAAGATCCAGCACTCCGGCCAGCATCTGCTCGAGATCATCGATGACATCCTGGACCTGTCGAAGATCGAGGCCGGCAAGCTGGAGATCGAACGGATCGATTTTTCGCTGGAGCGGATGCTGCGTACGGTGAGCGACCTGGTGGCCGAGCGGGCCGTTGCCAAGCACCTCGAGCTGATCGTCGAAGTTGCCCCGGACGTGCCGGACTCGCTGCGCGGCGATCCGCTGCGCCTGCGCCAGATCCTGATCAATTTCGCCAATAACGCGGTGAAGTTCACGCACCAGGGTGAAATCGTCATACGCGTCGAGCGCCACGGCGACGGGCAATGCCAGCCCCGCATCCGCCTGCGCTTCGAGGTGCGCGACACCGGCATCGGCATCGACCCCGCGACCTGCGCGCGCCTGTTCCAGAGTTTCGAGCAGGCCGACGCCTCGACGACCCGGCGCTACGGCGGCAGCGGCCTGGGCCTGGCCATCTGCCGCCGTTTGGTGGAGTTGATGGGCGGCACCCTCGGGGTCGAAAGCACCCCGGGCAAGGGCAGCAACTTCTGGTTCGAGCTGGACCTGCTGGCGGGCAAGAAGCGGCCTGCCAGCGCCATGGTCGCGCCACAGCTGGCGGGCTGCCGCCTGCTGGTGGCGGACGATCACGACTACGCCCGCCAGGTCATCATCGCCATGCTGCGCAACTTTGGCTTCCGCGTGGACGAGGCGGGCTCCGGCCGGACCGCGCTGGCCAGGATCGCCCAGGCCGACGAAGCGGCCGATCCCTACCAGGCCGTGTTCATCGACTGGAAGATGCCTGGCCTTGACGGCATCGAGACCGCTCGCCATATCGACGCCATGCGCCTGCGCCACCCGCGCCCGCGCCGCGTCATGATTACCGCCCATGGCCGCGAGGAAGTGCTGCGCGAGGGCGAGCGATCGGGCTTTGACGCGACGTTGATCAAGCCGGTGAGCGCATCGCTGCTGCTGGAGGCGACGGTGCGCACGCTGTCCCCGGACAATGACGCACCACCGGAGGCAGTGGAGCCACATTCGGCGGCGCTAGATGCCATGCCGGAATTGCCGAGCGCGCGCGTGCTGCTGGTGGAAGACAACGACATCAACCGCGAGGTCGCGGTCCACTTGCTGCAGGCCGCGGGCATCTACCCCGATACGGCCGAGAACGGCGCCGTGGCGCTGCACCTGCTCCAGGCCGGCGCTTACGATCTGGTCCTGATGGACGTGCAGATGCCCGTGATGGACGGGTTCGAAGCCACTCGGCACATCCGCGAGCAAGAGCAGTTCGCAAGCCTGCCGGTGGTGGCGATGACGGCTAACGCGTTGCCGGAAGACCGGGCGCGCTGCCTGGCGGCCGGCATGAACGACCATATCGCCAAGCCGATCAGCCCGCCGGCCTTCTATGCCATGCTGCGCCAGTGGCTGGCAGTCCCGGGCGGCGGCGACGCGGCCCCGTCAGCCGGGTCCCGGCCGGCCTGGGTTGACGCGCTGGCAAGCTCACCGCATCTTGACGTCGGCGGCGGCCTGGGCCGCGTCAGCGGCCGCGCGGAAGTCTACCGGCAGTTGCTTGAACGCTTTGCCAGCGGTTACGCCGACATGCCGGACCGGATCGGCGAGCGGCTGGCCCGCGGCGACCGCGACGGCGCGTTGTCGCTCGCGCACTCGCTCAAGGGCCTGGCCGCCAATCTCGGTGCCATGTCGATCTCGGGCGCGGCGGCTACGCTGGAGGCGAGCCTGCAACTTCCTCACGCGCCCGGGCGACCCGATCCCGTCACGCTGCTGGCTGCCTTGCGCACTACCTTCCTGCCATTGCTGGCGACCTTGCGCACGCACCTGCCTACCGGGCCCGCAGCGTTGGATGGCGTGGCGCCGGATACGTCCGGCCCCCTGGCGGATCCCGATGCCACGCAGGAGGCCGTGCTCCAGCTCCTGCGCGAACAGCTGGAAGAGGGCGACAGCGCGGCCAACAACACCTTTGCCCGCTACCGCGACGTCTTTACCCGCCTGCTGGACGCCGATGGCTGCCAGCGGCTGCAGGCACAGGTCGAGTGCTACGACTACGTGGCGGCGCTGGCCACGCTGGATAGCGGCGTCGTGCCCTAG
- a CDS encoding alpha/beta hydrolase family protein, translated as MRPENMRHACRPVLPARLIPTLCGCLALALLLTLGAGSAHAAIGFTRLSVPVSNDVPLEVGVWYPTNATTAAHTLGSFEQDVAADAPVAGTQLPLILISHGTGGSLSSHRDTAQALAQAGFVVAALTHTGDNYQDLSRVARIAERPLQIRAVLNYMLALWPAHARIDAERIGIFGFSAGGFTALAAIGGQADLGKVGPHCQAHPEEWSCKYLREHADTSQPPTAPRAADTGWDKRIKSAVVAAPALGYVFAPDGLARVRVPLQLWRADEDRILPKPYFADAVRQASVAPPEYHEVAGAGHYDFLAPCTAAQAARVPEICAEGEGFSRERFHQQFNAEVVAFFQRTLAAPQAAGK; from the coding sequence ATGCGACCCGAAAACATGCGACACGCCTGCCGACCTGTCTTGCCTGCCCGCCTGATACCAACCCTGTGCGGCTGCCTTGCCCTGGCCCTGCTGCTGACCCTGGGTGCCGGCAGCGCCCATGCCGCGATAGGCTTTACGCGGCTTAGCGTCCCCGTCAGCAACGACGTGCCGCTGGAGGTCGGTGTCTGGTATCCCACCAACGCCACAACTGCCGCACATACGCTTGGGTCATTCGAGCAAGACGTTGCCGCCGACGCGCCGGTAGCCGGCACGCAGTTGCCCCTGATCCTGATATCGCATGGCACAGGCGGCAGTCTCAGCAGCCACCGCGACACGGCCCAAGCATTGGCACAGGCAGGTTTCGTGGTGGCGGCGCTGACCCACACTGGAGACAACTACCAGGACCTGAGCCGCGTGGCGCGCATCGCCGAACGGCCGCTGCAGATCCGGGCCGTGCTGAACTACATGCTGGCGCTGTGGCCCGCGCATGCACGCATCGATGCTGAGCGAATCGGCATCTTCGGCTTTTCCGCCGGTGGCTTCACCGCCCTGGCAGCGATTGGCGGACAGGCCGATCTGGGCAAGGTGGGGCCACACTGCCAGGCGCATCCGGAGGAATGGAGCTGCAAATACCTGCGCGAGCATGCCGATACATCACAGCCTCCGACGGCACCGCGGGCGGCCGACACGGGCTGGGACAAACGAATCAAGTCGGCGGTGGTTGCAGCGCCGGCGCTTGGGTACGTCTTCGCCCCGGACGGCTTGGCGCGTGTCAGGGTGCCACTGCAGCTCTGGCGCGCCGATGAGGACCGTATCTTGCCCAAGCCCTACTTTGCCGATGCAGTGCGCCAGGCGAGCGTCGCCCCACCCGAGTACCACGAAGTTGCCGGCGCAGGCCATTACGATTTCCTCGCCCCCTGCACCGCCGCGCAGGCAGCGCGAGTACCTGAGATTTGCGCCGAGGGCGAAGGCTTCTCGCGGGAGCGTTTTCATCAGCAATTCAACGCGGAAGTGGTGGCATTCTTCCAGCGCACGCTGGCGGCGCCGCAAGCCGCCGGCAAGTAG
- a CDS encoding GFA family protein: MQIPATLECLCGQVQLRIAGEPVAKANCHCQACRDFYATPVFAATAWEPANVVVARGAQHLATYHHATRQLQRQFCPQCGETLFGINRLGMSVIPNTLFARACGGALPDALQPAMHLFYRHRVVEVDDALPKYLDGWDGPVHKAGF; this comes from the coding sequence ATGCAGATTCCCGCTACGTTGGAGTGCCTTTGCGGCCAGGTGCAGCTGCGCATTGCCGGGGAACCGGTGGCGAAAGCCAATTGCCATTGCCAGGCCTGCCGGGATTTCTATGCCACGCCGGTGTTCGCCGCCACGGCCTGGGAGCCGGCCAACGTGGTGGTGGCGCGCGGCGCGCAGCACCTGGCCACCTATCACCATGCGACCCGGCAGCTCCAGCGCCAGTTTTGCCCGCAGTGCGGCGAGACGCTCTTTGGCATCAACCGGCTGGGCATGTCGGTGATCCCGAACACCCTCTTCGCGCGGGCCTGCGGCGGCGCGCTGCCGGATGCGCTGCAGCCGGCCATGCACCTGTTCTATCGCCATCGCGTGGTGGAAGTCGACGACGCCCTGCCCAAGTACCTCGATGGCTGGGATGGCCCGGTGCACAAGGCCGGGTTCTGA
- a CDS encoding alpha/beta hydrolase has product MSSLPPSGNRIWLDGAAGSIEALTDAPQGPIRAIAVVAHPHPLLGGSAEHKIPVALARIFQARGFLAVRPNFRGVGGTQGSHDAGEGETDDVLAVVRQVQAAHPGLPLALAGFSFGAYVQTRVAQRLAQSGEPVAHLILAGMPAGPAAGGRTYDTPAVPADAFVIHGENDANVPLQAVFDWARPQELPVVVVPGANHFFTGKLPVFQRAVAEYLDTRQRIAGAAS; this is encoded by the coding sequence ATGTCCTCGCTTCCCCCCTCAGGCAATCGCATCTGGCTCGACGGCGCAGCCGGCAGCATCGAAGCCCTGACCGATGCGCCGCAAGGCCCGATCCGCGCGATCGCCGTCGTGGCGCACCCGCATCCGCTGCTGGGCGGCAGCGCGGAACACAAGATCCCGGTGGCGCTGGCCAGGATCTTCCAGGCGCGCGGTTTCCTAGCCGTGCGGCCGAATTTCCGGGGCGTGGGCGGCACGCAAGGCAGCCACGATGCGGGAGAGGGTGAGACGGACGATGTGCTTGCCGTGGTCCGGCAGGTCCAGGCAGCGCACCCGGGCCTGCCGCTGGCGCTGGCGGGATTCTCGTTCGGCGCCTATGTGCAGACGCGCGTGGCGCAGCGCTTGGCTCAAAGCGGCGAGCCTGTCGCGCACCTGATCCTGGCCGGCATGCCGGCCGGGCCGGCGGCCGGCGGGCGCACCTACGACACGCCCGCGGTGCCGGCAGATGCTTTTGTCATCCATGGCGAGAACGACGCCAATGTGCCGCTGCAAGCGGTGTTCGACTGGGCGCGCCCGCAGGAGCTGCCGGTCGTGGTGGTGCCCGGCGCCAACCATTTTTTCACCGGCAAGCTGCCGGTGTTCCAGCGCGCCGTGGCGGAGTACCTGGATACCCGGCAGCGAATCGCCGGGGCCGCCAGCTAA
- a CDS encoding SDR family oxidoreductase → MNALANKVAIVTGASSGIGRATALLFAREGAAVVVAARRKAELEDLVREITGNGGTAAYVAGDVRDEAYARTLVQTAVDRFGGLDIAFNNAGTLGEMGPTPGVSATGWSETIDTNLTSAFFGAKYQIPAMALRGAGSLIFTSTFVGYTVGFPGVAAYAASKAGLIGLTQSLAAEFGPKAIRVNAILPGGVDTPMGRTMSATPEAMAHVAGLHALKRIATPEELAQSVLYLASGASSFMTGAALLVDGGVSIHRT, encoded by the coding sequence ATGAATGCGCTTGCAAACAAAGTCGCCATCGTCACCGGCGCCAGTTCCGGGATTGGGCGCGCGACCGCGCTACTTTTCGCTCGTGAGGGCGCAGCGGTGGTCGTTGCCGCTCGCCGCAAGGCTGAGCTGGAAGACCTTGTGAGGGAAATCACCGGAAACGGCGGAACGGCTGCATACGTCGCAGGCGACGTCAGAGACGAGGCCTATGCACGGACTCTCGTTCAGACGGCGGTTGACCGTTTCGGCGGATTGGACATCGCGTTCAACAACGCGGGGACACTCGGCGAAATGGGCCCTACACCGGGCGTCTCGGCGACGGGTTGGAGCGAGACCATTGACACCAACCTCACCAGCGCGTTCTTTGGCGCGAAGTATCAGATCCCCGCGATGGCGCTTCGCGGCGCCGGAAGCCTCATCTTCACTTCAACGTTTGTTGGCTACACCGTCGGCTTCCCCGGCGTCGCAGCCTACGCCGCCAGCAAGGCAGGATTGATCGGGTTGACACAATCCCTCGCCGCGGAGTTTGGACCGAAAGCCATTCGCGTCAATGCCATCCTTCCTGGTGGAGTCGACACGCCCATGGGGCGCACAATGAGTGCGACGCCCGAAGCCATGGCGCATGTGGCAGGACTACATGCTCTCAAACGCATCGCGACACCGGAGGAGCTTGCGCAATCGGTCCTCTACTTGGCGTCCGGCGCCTCGTCATTCATGACCGGCGCAGCGCTGCTGGTTGACGGAGGCGTGTCGATCCATCGCACCTGA
- a CDS encoding AraC family transcriptional regulator yields the protein MKASTEASYRQRIARVVEAIAADPAAEHRLDSLAALAAFSPYHFHRVYRAVTGEALADTIRRIRLHHAASLLVGSNRPVVEIAGAVGYGSAQSFARAFREFTSLSPSELQRLSQDHGAGAGAVRLRELPPMPLLGLHHQGPLSMIPHTFRRLAALATRAGWHGRAPASLAGVCQGDPESEADFSYFAALIRPDHADTQGALAVDAAGLTEMTVAGGRYASFILRGPYTLINATWEILFSAWLPASGHEPDHRPALELYRSEPGTAPALCETELLLPVRLPASPPLG from the coding sequence ATGAAAGCCTCCACCGAAGCCAGCTACCGCCAGCGCATTGCACGCGTGGTCGAGGCCATCGCGGCCGATCCCGCCGCCGAGCACCGGCTCGACAGCCTGGCCGCACTGGCGGCCTTCTCTCCCTACCATTTCCACCGGGTCTATCGCGCCGTTACCGGCGAAGCGCTGGCGGACACCATCCGCCGGATCCGCCTGCATCATGCGGCCAGCCTGCTGGTCGGCTCGAATCGCCCCGTGGTGGAGATTGCCGGAGCAGTTGGCTACGGCAGCGCGCAATCCTTCGCACGCGCCTTCCGCGAGTTCACCTCGCTGAGTCCGAGCGAGCTGCAAAGGCTGAGCCAGGACCATGGTGCCGGGGCGGGCGCCGTGCGCTTGCGGGAACTGCCGCCGATGCCATTGCTCGGCCTGCACCATCAGGGCCCGTTGTCCATGATTCCCCATACGTTCCGGCGCCTGGCGGCACTCGCGACACGCGCCGGATGGCACGGGCGGGCTCCCGCAAGCCTGGCGGGCGTCTGCCAGGGCGACCCCGAAAGCGAAGCCGACTTCAGCTACTTCGCCGCACTGATCCGCCCGGACCATGCCGACACCCAAGGGGCACTGGCGGTCGACGCGGCCGGGCTGACGGAGATGACCGTTGCCGGTGGCCGCTATGCCAGCTTCATCCTGCGCGGACCCTATACCCTGATCAATGCCACCTGGGAGATCTTGTTCTCGGCATGGCTTCCCGCCAGCGGCCACGAACCGGACCACCGGCCGGCCTTGGAGCTGTATCGCAGCGAACCCGGTACCGCGCCCGCGCTATGCGAGACGGAATTGCTTTTGCCGGTGCGCCTGCCTGCCTCTCCCCCTCTCGGCTGA
- the ada gene encoding bifunctional DNA-binding transcriptional regulator/O6-methylguanine-DNA methyltransferase Ada, translating to MHRDANTPGTPSRDDERWAAVQARDPSADDKFVYGVRTTGIYCRPSSSARLPKRENVEFFDSAEAAEAAGYRSSRRVASDRSAAAAQRAALVAEACRLIDVSEVQPNLEALALQAGMSMFHFHRIFKAETGLTPKAYASASRARRLREELAGAETITNAIYEAGFNSNSRFYEASAGMLGMCARDYRDGGQNAVIRFAVGQCSLGAILVAQSQRGICAILLGDDPDLLVRDLQDLFRKASLVGGDADFERLVANVVGFIEAPAIGLNLPLDVRGTAFQERVWQALREIPPGATASYAEIAARIGSPKAARAVAQACGANPIAVAIPCHRVVRRDGDISGYRWGVERKRELLKREA from the coding sequence ATGCATAGAGATGCCAATACGCCAGGGACTCCTTCGCGCGATGACGAGCGATGGGCGGCCGTGCAAGCGCGAGATCCGTCGGCAGACGACAAATTCGTCTACGGAGTCAGGACGACGGGGATTTATTGTCGCCCGAGTTCCTCGGCCCGTCTCCCGAAACGGGAGAACGTCGAGTTCTTCGATTCCGCCGAAGCCGCGGAAGCTGCCGGTTACCGATCCAGTCGACGTGTCGCTTCGGATCGAAGTGCTGCGGCTGCCCAGCGTGCCGCCCTGGTCGCCGAAGCTTGCCGACTGATTGACGTCTCGGAGGTCCAGCCCAATCTCGAAGCGCTGGCCCTGCAAGCTGGCATGAGCATGTTTCACTTCCACCGGATATTCAAAGCCGAGACTGGTCTGACGCCGAAAGCGTACGCGAGCGCGTCCCGTGCCCGGCGGCTGCGCGAAGAGCTCGCCGGTGCCGAGACCATTACGAATGCAATCTACGAGGCCGGGTTCAATTCGAACAGTCGCTTCTACGAGGCATCCGCCGGCATGCTCGGCATGTGCGCACGTGACTATCGGGATGGCGGCCAAAACGCGGTCATCCGCTTCGCGGTCGGCCAGTGCTCACTGGGTGCCATCCTGGTCGCGCAAAGCCAACGGGGCATCTGCGCGATCTTGTTGGGAGATGACCCCGACCTTCTCGTGCGTGATCTGCAGGATCTGTTCCGCAAAGCAAGCCTCGTCGGCGGGGACGCGGATTTCGAGCGACTGGTCGCGAATGTCGTCGGTTTCATCGAGGCGCCGGCAATCGGGTTGAATCTTCCGCTCGACGTCCGGGGTACCGCGTTCCAGGAGAGGGTCTGGCAAGCGCTTCGCGAGATTCCGCCAGGTGCAACGGCCAGCTACGCCGAGATCGCAGCCCGTATCGGTTCACCGAAGGCAGCTCGCGCGGTTGCCCAGGCTTGCGGCGCAAATCCTATCGCGGTGGCCATTCCTTGCCATCGCGTTGTCCGCCGGGATGGCGACATCTCCGGATATCGCTGGGGCGTTGAGCGCAAGCGGGAATTGCTCAAGCGCGAGGCATAG